The genomic window CTTGCCGCACTTGCTGCCAACCCAGCACAGGCGCTGCCTAGTGACCGCTCGCAACCGCTTAGCACAGATGCAGACAAGCTCGAACTAGACGATAAAAGCGGCACCACCACGCTTTACGGCAACGTAATTATTGAGCAGGGCAGCATGCGGATAACCGCAGACAAAGTGATTTTGCATTACAACAAAAACAAACTCACTCACGTTATCGCCACCGGGGAACCGGCTCATTACAGCCAAGTGCCCCGCGCCAACCAAGAACCCGTACAAGCGCGCGCCAAACGCCTTGAATATCATATCGAGCAGGAAACCCTAACCCTGCTAAACAACGCCTCACTGGTGCAAGATGGCGGCACCAGCCTAAGCGGCAACCGCATTGACTACGACGTGAAAAAATCCCTCGTAAAAGCCGGTAGCGACATAGAAGAAGGCGAGAAACGACGCGTTCGCCTTGTTATTCCAGCCAAAACCCTCAGCAACCAAGAATAAGCGCACCAGCAACTATGCCAAAGTTAGAAGCACTCCACTTAGCCAAAAGCTACAAAGGCCGCAAAGTCGTTATAGATGTATCCATGAGCGTGGAGGACGGCCAAGTTGTGGGGCTGCTAGGCCCAAACGGCGCAGGTAAAACCACCTGTTTCTACATGATTGCAGGCATTGTGCAAGCCGATAAAGGCAGCGTACATATTAACGGCAAAGATGTGAGCCGCCTGCCGATGCATGGTCGTGCACGCGCTGGACTAGGCTACCTGCCGCAGGAAGCCTCTGTGTTTCGCAAGCTAACTGTAAGCGAAAATATTCTCGCCATTTTAGAGACACGCAGCGACCTTAATCGCA from Saccharophagus degradans 2-40 includes these protein-coding regions:
- the lptA gene encoding lipopolysaccharide transport periplasmic protein LptA, yielding MTQSKLSRIAQLCLRAGLLAALAANPAQALPSDRSQPLSTDADKLELDDKSGTTTLYGNVIIEQGSMRITADKVILHYNKNKLTHVIATGEPAHYSQVPRANQEPVQARAKRLEYHIEQETLTLLNNASLVQDGGTSLSGNRIDYDVKKSLVKAGSDIEEGEKRRVRLVIPAKTLSNQE